ATTCACTCGTTAAAAGTCGGATGAAATTCCATGTATATTATAAGAGTCAATGGATGATTTGTCGGTCTTAGGCCACTACCGATCTGAGATTTGAAGGGGGAGGGGCGGCCCGGGGGGGGGTGTAGATGGGTGCGAATTATGGCGGTGATAGTCAATTAGAGTAGTTATATGACCAGTATACAATAGAGGACGAGGAAAGAGGAAGTATACAACGAAACggtaaaaagagaagaaaaataaaagggaaaatggaaATTGCAAAGGAGAACACGTCTTggtcattaaaattttatatgcaCATGTGTTAAGACTAATTTAAGACATAAGCGTACCGTTTAAATTTGGAACTTAGCAATCTtacaaaaatgataattaaagcTGCACCACCCCTTTCAAAATTGTACTAAACATCCATTTAATAGTGGATGTCTTGTTAATAAATTGGAGACGGTAATTGGATAATGAACCGATGATCGATGTTCATCTCTCCCACCGAAAAAAGCTCtacttttcatttaaaattaattatccTATAGAAAGGTTGAACACAAGTCAATGTAAGAGAAATCAAGCATCTTCTCTATCATTGTCCTTTGAGCGACCAGTACCCACATGCAACAAGATTTAGATAACAATCAGGATGGTACACGGGCCCccttaaaaattgattaattgattCGACTTATTTTATTCTTAGATCTTGTAATAGCCTACCGACAAGCTGCAAATGAAAATTGATCCAGCTTTAATATCTCAATGAATTGATACCGAAATTGAAGAATATGGTCTTCCCTCAGTTAAACAAATCTTAGGGAATATAGTACTTGTTTCAGATTGTCTCCTTTTGTTGGCCAGTTTATAGATGAAATGAGTGACAGTTGCTTCACATATAAAATCAGTTTTAAATGAGGGATTTGAGtagttttagaaattaaatttgcaaatttgaGATATGATAGATATTTATTCCTCCTATGGCATATGTTAGGTGCTTTAGTGGAACTTTTGGGGAAAAAGAACTCAGAGGTTGAATCTCCTTTGAATTTGTGATATGGTTCGGTTCCATTTGTTATGCGGGAGATGAATGATTTGATCATTGCTCATGTCACATGAAAtaatgaagaaattattgagatacatgtgtgaacTTTATTACAAAAGTCTCACATTGGATAATTGATGTGGTGTAAAGTAGTTAATATGTCATCCTAATTGACTATAACTCATTGGCTTAAGTTTTTAATGAAGGTGAGTCTAACTGAATCTATTGATAAGTTCGGACTTGCCTTTCTCTGGGTGATCTCCTAGATGAAggtattgaatttttattgtgTGCTCTCAATATCTCTTTCTCTGGGTGATCTCCTAGATGAAGGTATTGAACTTTTATTGTGTGCTCTCAATATCTGGGAGCTGTGATGGGTCAATCACTAACTACACCAATGGATAAATCTTGAGCTGGATGATTTGAGTGATCTGGACATTAACTAAGATCACATTTGCAAAAAACTAACGAATATGCCGAGCATTATCTACTGCAGATAGCCATTGCCCAACTTGTTTATGTTATTTCCCACTACTTGAATTCTGTCCCGCATGAAAACATTTAGGATAAGAGAAATGCATGATTATTAACAATATCCGATGATGCTtctttcaaatgaaaatgacattATACGATCTTCACTTTCTCGTGAAGAAGGTTCATACGTACATAACTAAAGCATTAAAAGTGCGCGAACAAGACAACGTGGCGAAATAATACCCAAAAGCCTATAACACATTATCaaggaaacaagaaaatgaaaacctGAAAGAGTCAATCATTTAGTACTCCACTCTGATCCAACATTAGATCAATTTACTCATAAAGCATCAACAATTACAATGCAAATTTATTCAATCACACCCGAAATCACAATTCAATCATTGTCAGAATTACAATGTAATGCACTCGCATATCCCTTGGAGCGACAAATAGGGAAAACTAGGGCAAAATGATGCACCATGGAGACAGCACAAGAAGATGCAATTTAATCGTAGGCATTGGGGTTCGCCAATAGGAACTCTTCAACAACTTTGTAGAGTCCCATAGCCTCTTCTTTGCGCTGTTTGATATCTTCTTCATTGAGCTGTACATCCCCCTTAGTGTGGTATTCATTGGTCATCTTACATATGCATCCGCAATTGCCCAAAGCCAAGAATTGAACCTCATAGATGACCTTTTCAATCTTGTCAAAGATCACGTTGCCTTTGATCAAAATGTACTTGTAGACCAAGTTTTCTGTTTGAGGAAGTCAATTTTGTGCTTCAAGAATTTTAAGTGACCACCTATAATACCAtgtaaaaatcaaataatgtcATATAAAGGGGTGGACAAATAAAGAGACATTCATATAGTGGTGCAACAAATGGGACTCTTCGAGCATCACTTGGTATATATACTAATCTTCGGCGAAGTTGGTGACCTTGATGCTTCCGGCTCTTCCATCTCCTTTGAGGAACTCAATGCTTTTAATACCTTGAGGGGCAATCTTGGGAATGAGGTTGTGGGAATCAACAATCAAAGCCTTGGACATTCTCGGTGGAGCAATGGGGGTGGTGAATTCTTGGGTAAATATGGTGACACCCATGTTTTTGTCTTGGGGAGAAAAGAGAATTGACCTAGAGAACTGGAGAAAAAATGGAATGTGTTTGGGTGCTTCTTACTAGTGCAAGAACTTTGTATTTGATGGAGAAGATAAATAACCATGGTGGACCTTGAAAGGGATAGCTTTTGAGACCTTCACATTCACGTTAAGAGAGTTTAGGGCACTCCATGGTGGACTGACCAACCAAGACTTTGTTTTTagtcttcctttttttggtttaaaaaattaatgtttTGGAAGTCTTCGCTTCATGCCATGGACCCGCCATTTTCTAGAGTGTCACGCGGGGAGGAAATGTAGCCCGTGCAAGCGACTTGGACGGAATTATTAACTTAACTTAAACgttgatgatgatttttttattttgcaataGGCAATCTGGtatcatttatatttttggacAGAAATATGTACGATAGAAACAGGAAATTGGAAGTAACTCATAAAAAGTCAGATGACATTCCATTCAATTATAGTGGTGTTATGACAATGAGCACATTAAAGAGGATGAGGTGGGggcgcgtaagtttcaggagtgggtttcgaaaGCCCCAGGATCCGAGAGGAGTGTAGAGTAGAAaggaggacaaaaaaaaaaaaaaaaagaggatgaggaaagagaaatgaggAACATAAAATAacgagaaaaagagaaaaagaaaaaggaagagtggaaaaagaaaacgagacCACATCTCAATCATTAAAGGTTAATATTTTCTAGTCTTAATAGGGTTGATTCAAGGCATAAATTTACCCTTTATCAATTAGAGTGGTGTCACGACAATGAGCACATGATAGAGAAACGAGAAACAcataataaagagaaaaagaagaagaagagaaaaacaaaaaggaaaagcagaaaaAGCAAATGAGAGCACATCTTAATCATTAAAGCTTAATATGCTCATGTTCTGGTCTTAACAGGGTTAATTCAAGATCAATTACCCTTTAAATATAGAAGATGGCAATTCTACAAACATTATAATTAGAAGCCACAATACCACTTTTAATAGTTGAAACTGTTGCTTAAAAATTGTGCCAAACAGCCATTTAAGAGTCGAaatcttgtcaaaaaaaaaaaaaatggatacgGTAGCTGGACAGTGATCCCATGTCAATAAAAATGGCTGATATTCATCGCTACATAAGATACTTTTTAAATAGAAGTTTAACTAAAGTAACCTACAAAAGAGTTGACCACAAGTCAATGTGAGAAAAATCACGCACCGTCACTCCTTGTCCTTTTGGACTGATTTAGATAACAGTGGGGTAGCCGGGCCTTCGTTGAAAGCTTAATCATGTACAAGTCTACCGACTAGCTGCAAATGAAAATAATT
This region of Eucalyptus grandis isolate ANBG69807.140 chromosome 8, ASM1654582v1, whole genome shotgun sequence genomic DNA includes:
- the LOC104417534 gene encoding pathogenesis-related protein STH-21 — its product is MGVTIFTQEFTTPIAPPRMSKALIVDSHNLIPKIAPQENLVYKYILIKGNVIFDKIEKVIYEVQFLALGNCGCICKMTNEYHTKGDVQLNEEDIKQRKEEAMGLYKVVEEFLLANPNAYD